The Candidatus Methylomirabilota bacterium genome segment GTGCAGACCACCATGTCGTGCTGGAGATGGACCGCGCCCTTTGGAAAGCCGGTCGAGCCCGAGGAGTAGAGCCAGAAGCAGACGTCGTCCTTGGACATGTCCACGGCCTCGAGGGTGGACGAGGCCTTGGCGAGCCACGGGTCGAAGCCGATCTGCCCGGCGCCGGGCTTGCCGACCACGACAACGTGCCTGAGGTGGCGCGATTGGGCGAGTATGGGCCCGGCCTCGGCCAGGAGCGGCTCGGAGATCACGGCGACCCGGGCGCGGCTGTCGTTCAGGAAGTAGAGGTAGTCCTGGCCGCGCATCATGGTGTTGATCGGGATGGGCACGGCCCCGATCTTGATGGCGCCCCAGAAGGTGGCGAGGAAGGCGGGCGAGTCCAGCAGCAGGCACAGCACGCGGTGCTCGGGCTCGACGCCGAGGCCAAGCAGCGCGTTGCCTGCGCGGTTGACCAGCTCCTGGAGGCCGGCATAGGTCAGCTCGCCTTCCTCGTGGAGGAAGGCAACCTTGCCCCCGCGGCCCTCGGCGATGTGCCGGTCCACGAAGAAGGTGGCGGCGTTGAAGCGGTCGGGCACCTCGAACGGCGACGTTGCCATGTCGGTTTCTCCGTGCGGCGCGCGGCCTAGCGGCGACGTTTGACGGGCGGCCGCTTCGCGGTCTTGGCTGTCCGCCGCGGCGTCGTTGGGGCCTTCGCGGGCTTGACGGCCATGGCTTCGATCTCGACAAGCAGCTCCGGCTTCACGAGCCGCGTGACGACGAGGAGCGTGTTCGGCGGGTAGGCGCCGTCAGGGAAGTAGCTCGGGAAGACCTCGGCGCGCGCCTTCATGAAGCCGTCGATGTCCCCGGCGTGGGTCAGGAAGGTCTGGAACCGTACGATGTCGCGCATCGCGCAGCCGGCCGCCTCCACGACGGCGCGCACGTTGTCCAGAGCCTGCTTCGTCTGCGCGACGACGTCTCCGCCTGCGACCTGGCCGCCCTGCCCCATGCCGACCTGGCCGGCGACCACGACGATCTCCCCGCCCGGCGCCACCATCCCGTGCGAGTACATCCCCAGCGGAGCTCCAAAGCTCTTCGGCGTCACGACCTTGGGCATGATTCCTCCGATCAGGCCAACCGCACGTACTCGAAGTCCACGGGTTGGCCGTTGATGCCGCGCGCGGGCGGGGCGATCCAGTGGGCGAATTTGCCGGGCTCGGTCACCGGCTGCATGAGGCTCTCGATATACGCCTTGTCCTCCTCGGTCGGCAGCCAGTCGCGGTGCTTGGCGTCCCACTCGGCCTGGCTGATGACCCGTCCGTCGGGCGCCACGCGCGCCTCGGCGAAGCTGCCGATGGCGCGGTGGAAGGCCCGGTGCGGGAGCCGCAGCTCGAAGTCGATCCCGTGCTTCTTGATGACCTCGTTCCACCGGGCGACGCCCCGGGCGCAGTCGGCGACGTAATCGTCGCGCAGCCGCTCGTTGAGCGAGACCAGCGCCGGCTCCTCGCGCATCACGATCCGCTCGCCCTCGAGCTCGGCGACGGTGTATGTCGCCTCCTTGAGCAGGTGGTCATCGTGTTTCTTGATCTCCTCGAAGCGCCCCTTGAGCCCCGCGGTGTAGAAGTTGGCGGCGTTGGTGGAGATCTCCGAGCCGAAGAGGTCCAGCGAGACCGAACAGTGGAAGTTCAGGTACCGCTGCATCGTGCGCAGGTCGATGCCGCCGTGCTTCCGGAGATCGTCCGTCTTGTGCTCGCGCATCAGCTCGCAGGCGCGCTGGACGATCCGCATGATGCCCGCTTCGCCCACGAACATGTGGTGCGCCTCTTCCGTCAGCATGAAGCGGCAGGTCTGCGACAGCGGGTCGAAGCCGCTCTCCGCCAGGCTCGCCAGCTGGTACTTGCCGTCGCGGTCGGTGAAAAAGCAAAACATGAAGAAGGACAGCCAATCGGGGGTCTTTTCGTTGAAGGCGCCCAGGATGCGCGGCTTGTCGGCGTCGCCTGAGCGGCGCTGAAGCAGGGCCTCCGACTCCTCGCGCCCGTCGCGGCCGAAGTGCGCGTCCAGGATGTAGACCATGGCCCAGAGGTGCCGCCCTTCCTCCACGTTAACCTGGAAGAGGTTGCGGAGGTCGTAGAGCGATGGACAAGTCCGGCCGAGGTGGCGCTGCTGCTCGACGGATGCCGGCTCGGTGTCTCCCTGGGTGACGATGAGGCGGCGAAGCGTGCCGCGGTACTCGCCCGGCACCTCCTGCCACGCGGGCTGGCCCTTGTGGTCGCCGAAGTTGACCTGGCGCCCCGGCTCGGGCTCGGCGAGGAAGATGCCCCAGCGGTAGTCCGGCATCTTCAGGTAGCCGAACTTCGCCCAGCCCTGCGCGTCCACGCTGATGGCCGTCCGGAGGTAGACGTCCTTCGTCTGGAATCCGGTCGGCCCCATGTCCTGCCACCACTCGAGGAACTTCGGCTGCCAGTCCTCGAGCGCCCGCTGGAGCCGCCGGTTCTCGTGCAGGTTGACGTTGTTCGGGATCAGCGTGGTGTAGTCGATGCCGGCCATCACACTCTCCTTCGGTCGAACTCGCTGCGCTGGCCCGTGCCGTAGACGCGGAGCGCACCCTTGTCCCCGACGGCGTTGGGGCGCTGGAAGATCCAGTTCTGCCACGCCGACAGGCGGCTGAAGATCTTGCTCTCGAGCGTCTCGGGCCCGCCGAAGCGGAGCGAAGCCTCCATGCCGGTGAGCGCGTCGGGCGAGAACGCGGCGCGCGCCTCGATGCCGACGCGGACCTCGTCCTCCCAATCGATGTCGTCGGGGGTGAAGGTGACGAGCCCCGCGTCAGCCGCGGCGGGAGCCTCCATGTCCTCGCCGATGCGCCGCTTGAGGTCGTCGGAGCGCGCCGGCTCGTCGAGGAAGCGGCTCGCGAGGCGCGTCAGCCCGTTGACCATCGGGTACGGCCCGAAGTTCATCCCGGTCAGACGCACGGCGGCGGGCTTGCGCGTGTCGCCCTCGAGAGCGCCGTCGAGCATGTAGGACCGATCGGCCGCCAGCGCCAGCTCGAGCAGGGTGCCCGCGAAGCAGGAGCCCGGCTCGACCAGGACGAAGATGGACCGTGACGAGACGTCGAGGCGCTTGAAGGTGCGCTTGAGGTAGAGCCGGATCTCGCGCACCAGCCAGTCCGCCGCGTGCTCCTGGAGCGCGCGGTCATGGGCCTCGACGAGATCGGCGCTCCCCTCCGTCTTGAACACCCAGATGCCGATCTCCTCCTCGTTGGCGCGAAGGTGGAGGATGAGGTCGTCGAGCTCGCGCGCCAGGGCGAGCGGCCAAAAGGCGGCGCCGGCGGCATGAATAGCCTCGAGGGTGGCAGGAGGCTGAGCGCCGGGCCCCTTGACCGTGATCTCCGCGACGCTTCGCCCACGGTCGAGGGCGCAGGTGATGGTGCCGTAGGTGATCCGCATACCTTCGATCGCGCGCCGGAGCGGCGTGAGGCTGATGCCCTTGGCGGCCGCGGGCCGGTCGGTGCGCGCGGCGCGCTCGGCGGCCCGGCGCTTGACCGTCTCCTCGAGCTTGGAGCGCGGCACGACCTCGTCCACGAGCCGCCATTCGACGGCGCGCTGCCCCTTGATGCCCTCCTCGAGCGTCGAGAAGAAGTCGGCACGGTCGCGGCGGACATGCCGCTTGTCCACCAGGCGCGTCAGGCCTCCGGTGCCGGGCAGGACGGCAAGAAGCGGAACTTCGGGAAGCGCCACAGTGGTCGAGCCGTCGTCGGCCATGATGATCCAGTCGGTCGCCAGCGCCATTTCGTAGCCGCCGCCCGCGCAGGGGCCGTTGACCGCGCAGAGATAGCTCTGGCGAGACTCGGCGGTCGCATCCTCGATCGAGTTACGGGTCTCGTTGGTGAACTTGCAGAAGTTAACCTTCCAGCCGTGGGAGGACTGGTTCAACATGCGGATGTTGGCGCCGGCGCAGAAGATGCGCTCCTTGCCCGAGGTCAGCACCACCGCCCCGACTTCGGGATGCTCGAAGCGCAGACGCTGGATCGCGTCGTAGAGCTCGATGTCCACGCCGAGATCGTAGGAGTTGAGCTTGAGCTCGTACCCCGGCTTGAGCCCGCCGTCTTCCCTCACGTCCATCGCCAGCGTGGCGACGGGACCGTCGAAGGACAGCTTCCAGTGCTTGTATTTCGCGGGCTCGGTGCGGAAATCCACCGTCATCGGTACGCCGCCGTCAGCCATGCTCGGTGATTCTCCTTTAGCCCCCAATTTTTCTTTAGCCCCAACTTTGCATTATCCCAAGATGACCCAGAGCGCCTTGGCGCTCTTGGGCCCGAGGTTCTCCCAGCCGTGGGGCGTCCCGCCGTCGAGGTAGGCGCTGTCGCCCGCCTCGAGCTGCTGGGAGCTTCCATCGTAATGCAGCGCGACCTTGCCCTCGAGCACGTAGAAGAGCTTCATCTGGCCTGGGTCAATGACGACCTTGTCGGTCTTGACGCCCTTGGCGCGCGGACCGAGCGTCGAGACCACAGCGCGAATCTTACCCTGAAAGAGCCCCGCGCCGAGCACGTGCCACTTCTCCGTGGTCCCGTCGAAGGAGACCACCGGGTACTCGCTCTTCCGGGTCACGTGGAGCCGCCCGTGTGGCGTGGGCTCGAAGAGCGAGGCGATCGGGACGCCGAGGGCGGCCGCGAGCTTCCCCAGCGTCGGCAGCGACGGCGTCAGCCTCCCCGCTTCGATCTGGGACACCATGCTCGGTGTCATGCCGGCCTTCTCGGCGAGCTGCCGCTGCTGGAGCCCCCGCTCCGCCCGCAGTCCCTTGATGCGCGCCCCCAGTGAGGTCACAGGCCCGCCAGCCGGCGGAGCGCGCGCGCCACGAACACCCGCGTCATCTTCTTGCGGTACGGGTGCGTCAGGTCGGTATTGTCGAGGGGCTTCGACGGCTTGAAGGCGGCATCGGCGACGCGGTCGATCAGCTCCGGCGTGAGCCGCTCGCCGACGAGGAGGGCGGCCGCCGCCGGCGTAGGCCGTGGCTGGGAAGCGACGGCGCCGAGCGTGATCGACGCTTCCCTCACCGTGTCGCCGTCCATGCGAAGCGCCACGGCGACGCCGAGAATCGGGAAGTCGATTGACCCACGCCGGCGGAGCTTGAGATAGGTCGAGCGCCAGCCGTCCGCGGGCGGCAGCACGATGGCCGTCACGACCTCGCCCGGCTCCTTGCTCAGGTACTGGATGCCGTCGTCCCGGTAGAGCGCCGAGATGGGAATGACGCGCTCGCCCTTCGGCCCCGCGAGCCTGACGCTGGCGCCGAGGCTCCAGAGCATCGGCGCCGTGTCCGACGAGGACACGGCCCAGCAGCGCGAGCTGCTGGGCGCCACGAGGCAGATGTCGCCGTCCTTCTTCATGCAAAAGTTGACGGCCTTCCGCCACTCGTAGGACTGGTTGTAGTAGTTGCAGCGCGTGTCCACGCAGACGTTGCCGCCGAGGGTGCCCATGTTGCGGATCTGCGGGCTCGAGACAAGCCCCGCGGCCGTCGCCAACCCCGGGTAGTGGCGCGCGACATCGGCATGGGACGAGACGTCGCTGAGCGTCGTGCCCGCGCCGATGGTGAATCCGGTCTTCGCCGACCCGCTCACGCCGGCGATGTCCCGGATGCCCCGCAGCCCGATCAGCACCGACGGCTCGAACTGGCCGCGCTTCATGTTCGGGTAGAGATCGGTGCCTCCCGCCACGAACATCGCTTCGGGCCCGTGGTCGGCCATGAGCTTCACGGCATCGCCGACCGAAACCGGCGCGAGGTACGTGAACGGCGGCAGTCGCATCATTTGGCGAAAGGCCTCTGGGGGCCGAAGGGCCTCTCGACGATCTTTTCCGCGGGCTGCCCGAAGGCCGACTCAACCGCCCTCGCCTCGGGGAACTTGAAGAGCGGCAGCTTGTCGGGTCCGATGCGCGCGGCCTTGCCCTGGCGCTTCAGGTCGAGCGCCCTCAGAACCTTGTCGGGCGAGATCGGGATCTCGTCGATGCGGACGCCGACGGCATTGTGGACGGCGTTGGCGACGGCCGGAATGACTGGCAGGAGCGGCCCCTGTCCCGCTTCCTTGGCGCCGAACGGGCCCTCGGGGTCGTCGGTCTCGATCAGGATGGTGTGGATCTCGGGCGTCTCGAGCGTCGTCGGGCTCTTGTATTCCAGCATCGATGGCGCCTTGTGGACGCCCTTCCGGAAGACCTGCTCCTCCATCAGGACCTCGCCCAGCCCCATGTAGACCGAGCCCTCGACCTGCCCCTCGACCAGCAGCGGGTTCAGCGCGCGGCCGACGTCGTGCGCGATCCAGATTTCTCTCGGCTTGACATCGCCCGTGTCGACGTCCACGTCCACCTCGACGACACAGGCCGAGTAGGAGTAGCAGGGAGAGGGCCCCACACCACCGCCCTTGTATTTGCCCGCACGCTTGGGCGGCGCGTAGGAGCCCGGGAAGGCAAGGACGCCGTGCATGCTCTCGCCCAGCACCACCGCCTGGGCGAAGGAGATGCCCCTGTCCTCGTCGCCCTCGACGAAGACGCGGCGGTCGCGCGCGACGAGCGTGTCGGCCGCGACCTCGAGCTTCTTCGCCACCGCCTCGAAGATCTTGTCGCGGAGCCGCGTCGCCGCCTGGATGGCGGCGTTGCCCGCCATGAGCGTAACGCGCGAGGAGTAGGAGCCGAGATCCACGGGCGTGAGGTCCGTGTCGGCCGGGTGGACGCGAATATCCTTGGGCTCGATGCCGAGCACCTCAGCGACGAGGTAGGCGAGGACCGAGTCAGAGCCCTGGCCGATGTCCGTCGCGCCGCAGAGGACGGCGACGAGCCCGCTCCGGTCGGCCCGGAGGACGACGCCCGAATGCGGCATGTCGTTCCAGTAGATCGCCAAGCCCGCGCCCGTGAGGTACGACGAGCATGCGATGCCGATTCCGCGCCCGGGCGGGAGCTTGCCGCGCTTCTCCCGCCAGCCCGAGGCCTCGACCGCGCGGTCGATGCACTCGCCCAGCCCGATCGTGCTGACCGTCAGGTGGTTGGCCGTCTTCGTGAAGGGCTCGGCGAGGTTGCGCCGCCGCATGTCGGCCGGATCGAGACCTAGCTGCTCGGCGGCCTTGTCGATCTGGCACTCCATGGCGAAGCGCGGCTGCGGCGTCCCGTGCCCGCGCTTGGGCCCGCAGGGCGGCTTGTTGGTGAAGATGCGCGCCCCCTCGAACTTGTAGACCGGAATCTTGTAGGTGACCGTCTGGAGCGCCCCCGTGTAGAAGACAGAGGCAACGCCATAGGAGCCGTAGGCGCCGCCGTCGAGCCACGAGCGGAAGTGCATCCCGGTGATGGCGCCGTTCTTCGTAAAACCGGTCTTGATCCACATGAGCACCGGGTGACGGCCGCGGTGGACGTAGAAGACCTCCTCGCGCGTGAGCGTGATCTTCACCGGCCGGCCCGTCAGCTGGGAGAGCCTGCACGCCGCGATCTCGTGGGCGAAGGGGTCGAGCTTGCCGCCGAAGCCGCCGCCGACGGGCGCCGCCACCACCCGGATGTGCGCCTGCGGCAGGTCGAGGATCTTGGCGAGGAGGCGGTGGACGTAGTGCGGCGTCTGGGTCGAGGACCAGAGGGTCAGCTTGCCGTCCGGCCCCCAGTGCGCGACGGCCGAGTGCTGCTCCATGGGCAGGTGCGTGTTGCCCTCGAAGAAGAAGACGTCCTCGCGGACAAGGTGCGAGCCCGCGAACGCCGCCTCGACGTCGCCGAACTGGAGCGAGACGGCCTTGTGGACGTTGGGGCCGTCGCCATACTCGTGGATACGCACGTCCGGGTTCGCGAGCGACTCCTCGATGGACATGAGGGGCTTGAGCGGCTCGTACTCGACCTCGATCAGGCGCGCTGCCCGATCGGCCGTCTCCTCGTCCACCGCGGCGACGGCGGCGACGGCGTCTCCCACCATCCTGACCTTCTCGACGCAGAGCGCTTCCTCGTCCTGCGAGACCGGCAGGATGCCGAACTTGACCCGCGGCAGGTCGTGCCCCGTGATGACGGCGTAGACGCCGGGCAGCGCCGCCGCGCGCGCGGTGTCGATCCGCTTGATGAGCGCGTGCGGGTGCGGGCTTCTCAGGAGCTTGCCGTGGGCCATGCGCGGCAGTACCAGATCATCGGCGAACTTGGTCTCGCCGGTAACCTTGGCCCAGGCGTCGATCTTGGGCAGCGACTGGCCGATGACCGAGAGCTTGTTGTTCTTCATACGCGGTCTTCGTGAATTGCTCGCCTCGTGACGCTCATGCCTTCGGCACCTCGGCCGTCCCTCGGCTCGCACTGCCGCGCATACGCAGGGCGGCGAGCTCGACCGCGTCGAGGATCTTGGTGTAGCCGGTACAGCGGCAGAGGTTGCCGGCGAGCGCCTCGCGGACCTCATCGCGTGTCGGCGTCGGCGTCTCATCCAGCAGCGCCTCGGCGGTGAGGAGTATGCCGGGGATGCAGTACCCGCACTGGGCGGCGCCCAGCTCGGCGAAGGCCTGCTGGAGCGGGTGGAGGTGGCCGTTCTCGGCCATGCCCTCGACGGTCTTGATCTCCAGCCCCTGGAGCTCGACGGGCAGCGCGAGGCACGAGAGCACGGGCACGCCGTCCACAAGCACCGTGCAGGTGCCGCATTCCCCGAGCTCACAGCCGTGCTTGGTGCCGGTGAGGTTGAGGTCCTCGCGGAGGACTTCGAGCAGGGACTTGTGCACAGGGACGATTACGTCCCGCGTCTCGCCATTGACCGTGAGCGTGAGCTGCGTCTTCACGTGCCGCCCCCCGTCGGGTGAGCCCCGGGCTGATTACGGATACACGAAAGTCGACTTAAGTAATACTAAATCGCCCGGAGGGCTGTCAAGCGGCTTTACGCCACCCCCCACTCCCCTCTCCCCCACCGGGGGAGAGGGCCAGGGTGAGGGGCCGAGGCCCTACACCTTCCTCCCCGTCAATGCCCGAAGCGCCGCCAAAGCTTCCGCCACCTCCCGCCCCTTGGCCTTGATGATGTCCAGCAGCTCCTCGGGCGTCCGCGTGTCCTCATCGCGCTTGGCGTGCGGGTTGACCGCCTTGAGGTCGTAGCCTCGCGCGTCGATCTCCTTCCGTTCCACCGTCCACGAGTACTCACTGTCGCCCCGCGCGGGTAAGAGCCGGAAGAACTCCTCGAAGTGGGCGAGCGTCAGCGGGCTCTTCTTCCCCATCTTGATGTCGGAGAGGTCGTAGTACCAGATGCGCTCGGTGGGCTTGCCCCGGGTGAAGAAGAGCAGGTTCGTCTTCACACCCGCGCCCGCATTCACGAAGGCGCCGGAGGGCAGGCTGACGATGCACCAGAGGTCGCACTCGTCGAGCAGCTTCCGCTTGGTCTGGGCGAAGGCCGTCTCGTTGGTGCGGAACAGCACGCCTTCATCCAGCACGATGCCGCAGCGCCCGCCCGGCTTGAGGCTAAGGTCCCCACTGAACGCCCGACGCACCAGCGCCGCCGGCAGGGCCTTGGCGGCTTCGAGCTGAGCCTTGGCCGTTGCCCGCGCCCGCTCCACCGCCGCCATCTGTACTCCGACGATGTTCGCTATACGCCGCTGCTCGTCTAAGAGCGGGAGCGGGATTTCGGGAGATTCCAGAAATCCGGACCGAATGCTATGAACGGTGGCGCCTTTCTTGACGCCATCACTGAGGATCACGGACTCATAGGCTTTCAGCACCCGGTACAAGAACCACACGTCAACCTTGGCAGGATCAGCCTCAATCGACTTGATGTCCCGATTGAACGCCACGCGGACCGAGGCCACAGCAATGAGAGCCGTCTGAGCCAGAATTCCGGATCTTACGACGGCAAGGATGCTCCAGGGCTAAGCGAGATTCGTGGCGCTGTCTCGTACTGCTTCTTCCGAAATGTGATCCTGGGCATCTTCGGTCGTGGTCGAGCGCATGTCGTTCGGAGACACCCAAGGGATGTTGCCCGCCCAGAAGGAAGGGTTGTCCTTGCTTGGCGTACCGCCATGAGTGACTCGGTAGAATCTATCAAGCCGCACCCAACGCCATCCTGCGGGAAGCCGATGCTTGTCGGTGCTCGCGGAGCCGGGGCTGACGATGCTCACGCGGCGAAGTACCCGCCTTTGCTCGGGGGCAGCATGTCGGTGGGCGGGCCGGGCACGAGACGATCTGGCCACGTCACTTCAGCAGCTTCAGCTTGCGGTTGACGGCGGCCAGGTTGAAGCGCTCGGGGTCGAAGCCGCGGCCCGCCCAGGCGAACATGTCCCTGTGCTCCGGGTGGCTGCGGTCGTGCAGCACGTCGAGCAGGTTCGCGTAGCCGGGCACGCCGCCGC includes the following:
- the boxB gene encoding benzoyl-CoA 2,3-epoxidase subunit BoxB, with the translated sequence MAGIDYTTLIPNNVNLHENRRLQRALEDWQPKFLEWWQDMGPTGFQTKDVYLRTAISVDAQGWAKFGYLKMPDYRWGIFLAEPEPGRQVNFGDHKGQPAWQEVPGEYRGTLRRLIVTQGDTEPASVEQQRHLGRTCPSLYDLRNLFQVNVEEGRHLWAMVYILDAHFGRDGREESEALLQRRSGDADKPRILGAFNEKTPDWLSFFMFCFFTDRDGKYQLASLAESGFDPLSQTCRFMLTEEAHHMFVGEAGIMRIVQRACELMREHKTDDLRKHGGIDLRTMQRYLNFHCSVSLDLFGSEISTNAANFYTAGLKGRFEEIKKHDDHLLKEATYTVAELEGERIVMREEPALVSLNERLRDDYVADCARGVARWNEVIKKHGIDFELRLPHRAFHRAIGSFAEARVAPDGRVISQAEWDAKHRDWLPTEEDKAYIESLMQPVTEPGKFAHWIAPPARGINGQPVDFEYVRLA
- a CDS encoding RidA family protein, whose amino-acid sequence is MPKVVTPKSFGAPLGMYSHGMVAPGGEIVVVAGQVGMGQGGQVAGGDVVAQTKQALDNVRAVVEAAGCAMRDIVRFQTFLTHAGDIDGFMKARAEVFPSYFPDGAYPPNTLLVVTRLVKPELLVEIEAMAVKPAKAPTTPRRTAKTAKRPPVKRRR
- a CDS encoding molybdopterin cofactor-binding domain-containing protein produces the protein MKNNKLSVIGQSLPKIDAWAKVTGETKFADDLVLPRMAHGKLLRSPHPHALIKRIDTARAAALPGVYAVITGHDLPRVKFGILPVSQDEEALCVEKVRMVGDAVAAVAAVDEETADRAARLIEVEYEPLKPLMSIEESLANPDVRIHEYGDGPNVHKAVSLQFGDVEAAFAGSHLVREDVFFFEGNTHLPMEQHSAVAHWGPDGKLTLWSSTQTPHYVHRLLAKILDLPQAHIRVVAAPVGGGFGGKLDPFAHEIAACRLSQLTGRPVKITLTREEVFYVHRGRHPVLMWIKTGFTKNGAITGMHFRSWLDGGAYGSYGVASVFYTGALQTVTYKIPVYKFEGARIFTNKPPCGPKRGHGTPQPRFAMECQIDKAAEQLGLDPADMRRRNLAEPFTKTANHLTVSTIGLGECIDRAVEASGWREKRGKLPPGRGIGIACSSYLTGAGLAIYWNDMPHSGVVLRADRSGLVAVLCGATDIGQGSDSVLAYLVAEVLGIEPKDIRVHPADTDLTPVDLGSYSSRVTLMAGNAAIQAATRLRDKIFEAVAKKLEVAADTLVARDRRVFVEGDEDRGISFAQAVVLGESMHGVLAFPGSYAPPKRAGKYKGGGVGPSPCYSYSACVVEVDVDVDTGDVKPREIWIAHDVGRALNPLLVEGQVEGSVYMGLGEVLMEEQVFRKGVHKAPSMLEYKSPTTLETPEIHTILIETDDPEGPFGAKEAGQGPLLPVIPAVANAVHNAVGVRIDEIPISPDKVLRALDLKRQGKAARIGPDKLPLFKFPEARAVESAFGQPAEKIVERPFGPQRPFAK
- a CDS encoding (2Fe-2S)-binding protein, with the translated sequence MKTQLTLTVNGETRDVIVPVHKSLLEVLREDLNLTGTKHGCELGECGTCTVLVDGVPVLSCLALPVELQGLEIKTVEGMAENGHLHPLQQAFAELGAAQCGYCIPGILLTAEALLDETPTPTRDEVREALAGNLCRCTGYTKILDAVELAALRMRGSASRGTAEVPKA
- a CDS encoding N-6 DNA methylase, translated to MAAVERARATAKAQLEAAKALPAALVRRAFSGDLSLKPGGRCGIVLDEGVLFRTNETAFAQTKRKLLDECDLWCIVSLPSGAFVNAGAGVKTNLLFFTRGKPTERIWYYDLSDIKMGKKSPLTLAHFEEFFRLLPARGDSEYSWTVERKEIDARGYDLKAVNPHAKRDEDTRTPEELLDIIKAKGREVAEALAALRALTGRKV
- a CDS encoding XRE family transcriptional regulator; protein product: MTSLGARIKGLRAERGLQQRQLAEKAGMTPSMVSQIEAGRLTPSLPTLGKLAAALGVPIASLFEPTPHGRLHVTRKSEYPVVSFDGTTEKWHVLGAGLFQGKIRAVVSTLGPRAKGVKTDKVVIDPGQMKLFYVLEGKVALHYDGSSQQLEAGDSAYLDGGTPHGWENLGPKSAKALWVILG
- the boxC gene encoding 2,3-epoxybenzoyl-CoA dihydrolase; the encoded protein is MADGGVPMTVDFRTEPAKYKHWKLSFDGPVATLAMDVREDGGLKPGYELKLNSYDLGVDIELYDAIQRLRFEHPEVGAVVLTSGKERIFCAGANIRMLNQSSHGWKVNFCKFTNETRNSIEDATAESRQSYLCAVNGPCAGGGYEMALATDWIIMADDGSTTVALPEVPLLAVLPGTGGLTRLVDKRHVRRDRADFFSTLEEGIKGQRAVEWRLVDEVVPRSKLEETVKRRAAERAARTDRPAAAKGISLTPLRRAIEGMRITYGTITCALDRGRSVAEITVKGPGAQPPATLEAIHAAGAAFWPLALARELDDLILHLRANEEEIGIWVFKTEGSADLVEAHDRALQEHAADWLVREIRLYLKRTFKRLDVSSRSIFVLVEPGSCFAGTLLELALAADRSYMLDGALEGDTRKPAAVRLTGMNFGPYPMVNGLTRLASRFLDEPARSDDLKRRIGEDMEAPAAADAGLVTFTPDDIDWEDEVRVGIEARAAFSPDALTGMEASLRFGGPETLESKIFSRLSAWQNWIFQRPNAVGDKGALRVYGTGQRSEFDRRRV
- a CDS encoding xanthine dehydrogenase family protein subunit M is translated as MMRLPPFTYLAPVSVGDAVKLMADHGPEAMFVAGGTDLYPNMKRGQFEPSVLIGLRGIRDIAGVSGSAKTGFTIGAGTTLSDVSSHADVARHYPGLATAAGLVSSPQIRNMGTLGGNVCVDTRCNYYNQSYEWRKAVNFCMKKDGDICLVAPSSSRCWAVSSSDTAPMLWSLGASVRLAGPKGERVIPISALYRDDGIQYLSKEPGEVVTAIVLPPADGWRSTYLKLRRRGSIDFPILGVAVALRMDGDTVREASITLGAVASQPRPTPAAAALLVGERLTPELIDRVADAAFKPSKPLDNTDLTHPYRKKMTRVFVARALRRLAGL
- a CDS encoding benzoate-CoA ligase family protein: MATSPFEVPDRFNAATFFVDRHIAEGRGGKVAFLHEEGELTYAGLQELVNRAGNALLGLGVEPEHRVLCLLLDSPAFLATFWGAIKIGAVPIPINTMMRGQDYLYFLNDSRARVAVISEPLLAEAGPILAQSRHLRHVVVVGKPGAGQIGFDPWLAKASSTLEAVDMSKDDVCFWLYSSGSTGFPKGAVHLQHDMVVCTDTYALQVLGITPEDRTFSAAKLFFAYGLGNNMYFPMRVGAQAVLYPHRPLPEAMFEVIHRHKPTIFFGVPTLYAAMLQVKEAEKRYDFSSVRRCVSAGEALPEEIYKRWRERFGVEILDGIGTTEILHIFLSNPPGRARPGSSGLAVPGYAARIVDDEGLPVAQGEIG